One genomic window of Numida meleagris isolate 19003 breed g44 Domestic line chromosome 1, NumMel1.0, whole genome shotgun sequence includes the following:
- the LOC110396487 gene encoding dystroglycan-like — MYARRSPVGTDSRYPAAESCLLPAMRVSPVLPLVFALACVGINMSATVVKESDNMCEETKALQGIPDATVLVGKIFCYPVPVFAFQGTIAQYKVTLASGANLPRWLDFNPNTNMLQGLPMTGESGAYLLSITPSGITCTQRAAVKFTIHVQDSVLFLDTENSLNHIPNRHQCGKEVPVTSAEIILSTGAKTLEAQERLYIVYTVAEYLHLNSSLVTLLQYTDMVHRNLQNLTVLARDTSHIDFTVNRYVGLSWPIKCGELAVLHEFIQVLQRNIDSHHLSQLLGYEISGWRILRRGSYKRKSPRQQRRKLMITPTPTMKVIRITQRPAAVAPHPLFSAVPSHLLLQLAVSSTQSLYKESIATPSYKLQNNIHLVSQESLVTLKLDSAWDMPTHDPTVVVMFGDTSSPDLSPSLVPKSMLLFTELEVLPTRAPGMSLLLWQPETHVPQTDSCFHSRKTEVYGSHLLQDITSNTDLFSRPIYTLMINTLHERLHALAEALSSKTELHVFLPQVMSTPEMPDYSDKAKSHFPKSEMLSSASPSPERFLSLSPNTLLTATASSDFTFPTNCVFTSSSASSSPSQELAHGHEQLSKSSVTMPSSSGLPFIEGKSTVSSVIQSEAQNLYPKLNVRTGISACFSSFLYSPFPGEAEISYESSLLILSHPDSTPVLSLTPPNIHSTYGGSMLKTKMQSASILSTKELHSGRDLGTGMILPNITEPTLESHKISDVIGDATEVPLVTLFTATSRLFSSVPELIQTLPPSHQDASTLQFPTDETLQSTESIWILPPSSISQELQNKTPGQTNTSPKVIHSIQFITATIGCLFSFPVSANTFYDEEDGNSTQLSLQLIPSDGSPVGSESWLQFNVSQQIMHGYPLDIDFQYSPQEFVLSATDSGGLTVWQSFTIELLKPTHVPCHFYTIRIKNSYYSFLRERKRIRLFLEKLSLYLNSTNPKDIVVTTLKPGSTLISWYNSSLCTSANRPFSWCAKEEIQEALNKLRVPDGYVSPRFIQAMLPEYKIDVIFNISYSDNCFPTTKPFGGSFNSTVPTLQGWSDSNIIKPPSALLSSLCVTVGLILLALVYCSCKYYSKIPESKFMTSQSNSQLSHADVAMDVLQPRKVPVHECGGSPSPPLWPPPFLSLTSPEQNSRSVRLSHIIPSSQPPKYQFPPRYQEGTTIQVDQGSGCRFKMTSSKQ; from the exons ATGTATGCCCGCAGGAGCCCCGTGGGCACCGACAGCAGGTATCCTGCTGCAGAGTCCTGCTTGCTCCCAGCAATGCGagtttcacctgtgctccctcTTGTCTTTGCACTGGCATGTGTCGGCATAAACATGTCCGCTACGGTTGTCAAGGAGTCAGATAACATGTGTGAAGAAACAAAGGCCCTGCAAGGAATCCCAGATGCAACAGTCCTCGTGGGAAAGATATTCTGTTATCCAGTGCCAGTATTTGCCTTTCAGGGAACGATAGCTCAGTACAAG GTCACTTTAGCCAGTGGTGCAAATTTGCCAAGATGGCTGGACTTCAACCCCAACACAAACATGCTGCAGGGACTGCCAATGACTGGGGAGAGCGGAGCATACCTGCTGAGCATAACTCCCTCTGGAATAACGTGCACTCAGAGAGCTGCTGTAAAGTTCACCATTCATGTTCAGGACAGCGTTTTGTTCCTGGACACAGAGAACAGCTTGAACCACATACCAAACAGGCACCA GTGTGGGAAGGAAGTTCCCGTCACTTCTGCTGAAATCATTCTCTCTACTGGAGCCAAAACCCTGGAAGCACAGGAACGCCTCTACATCGTGTACACGGTCGCTGAATATCTCCATCTGAATTCCTCCCTAGTAACCTTGTTGCAGTACACAGATATGGTGCACAGAAACTTGCAGAACCTGACTGTGCTGGCCAGAGACACTTCGCACATTGACTTCACAGTGAACCGTTACGTAGGACTCTCCTGGCCCATCAAGTGCGGAGAGCTTGCTGTGCTCCACGAATTCATTCAAGTCCTGCAACGCAACATTGATTCACATCACCTCTCACAACTTCTAGGATATGAAATTTCAGGCTGGAGAATTCTTAGGAGAGGGAGTTACAAAAGAAAGTCTCCAAGACAACAGCGCAGGAAATTAATGATCACACCAACGCCTACAATGAAAGTAATTAGAATTACCCAGAGACCAGCTGCAGTTGCTCCCCATCCTTTGTTCTCTGCTGTGCCAAGTCATTTACTCTTACAGCTTGCTGTATCATCTACCCAGAGTTTATATAAAGAGAGCATAGCAACACCAAGTTACAAGTTGCAGAATAACATCCATCTTGTAAGTCAAGAAAGTTTAGTCACCTTAAAACTGGACTCAGCATGGGACATGCCAACTCACGATCCAACAGTAGTTGTTATGTTTGGAGACACTAGCTCTCCAGATCTTTCACCTTCACTGGTTCCTAAATCAATGCTTCTCTTCACTGAGCTGGAAGTGCTGCCCACCAGAGCTCCTGGCATGTCCTTGCTGCTCTGGCAACCTGAGACTCACGTGCCTCAGACAGACTCATGTTTCCATTCTCGTAAAACAGAAGTATATGGATCCCATCTCCTACAGGACATCACTTCAAATACAGACTTGTTTTCCAGGCCTATTTACACTTTGATGATAAACACTCTACATGAACGGCTTCATGCCTTGGCAGAGGCACTTTCTTCAAAGACAGAACTTCATGTATTTTTGCCACAAGTAATGTCAACACCAGAAATGCCAGATTACAGTGATAAGGCAAAAAGCCACTTTccaaaatctgaaatgctttctaGTGCATCTCCGTCTCCAGAGAGGTTTCTGTCTCTATCCCCAAACACTTTGCTAACAGCCACAGCTTCATCTGATTTCACATTTCCCACCAATTGTGTGTTTACATCTTCATCAGCAAGTAGTAGCCCAAGCCAGGAGCTAGCTCATGGCCATGAGCAGTTATCTAAGTCTTCTGTGACTATGCCATCATCCAGTGGGCTTCCATTTATTGAAGGGAAAAGCACAGTTTCTTCTGTGATCCAATCAGAAGCACAGAACCTCTATCCCAAATTGAATGTCCGTACTGGAATCTCAGCCTGCTTTTCTAGCTTTTTGTACAGCCCGTTCCCTGGTGAAGCTGAAATATCTTACGAATCAAGTCTGCTCATTCTGTCCCATCCTGATAGCACTCCAGTTCTTAGTCTTACACCACCAAATATACACTCTACTTATGGTGGTAGCATGCTCAAAACAAAGATGCAGTCTGCAAGTATTTTATCCACAAAGGAATTGCACTCGGGCAGAGATCTGGGAACAGGAATGATTTTGCCAAACATCACTGAGCCTACCCTGGAGTCACACAAAATCTCAGATGTCATAGGTGATGCCACAGAAGTACCCCTGGTGACTTTATTTACTGCCACTTCTCGTCTGTTCAGCAGTGTGCCAG AGCTGATTCAGACGCTACCACCATCACACCAGGATGCAAGCACCTTGCAATTTCCTACCGATGAAACACTACAGTCTACAGAAAGTATATGGATTCTTCCTCCATCTTCTATTTCACAAGAGCTTCAGAATAAAACCCCag GGCAAACAAACACTTCTCCAAAGGTCATTCATTCAATCCAATTCATAACAGCAACCATTGGATGCctgttctcttttcctgtaTCTGCCAACACATTTTATGATGAGGAAGACGGCAATTCAACTCAGTTATCTTTACAATTAATTCCATCTGATGGCTCTCCAGTGGGATCAGAAAGCTGGCTTCAATTTAATGTGTCTCAGCAGATCATGCATGGCTATCCGCTTGATATTGACTTCCAGTATTCACCCCAAGAGTTCGTGCTGTCTGCCACAGATTCAGGGGGACTGACTGTCTGGCAATCCTTTACCATTGAGCTTCTGAAGCCCACGCATGTACCGTGCCATTTTTACACCATCAGAATCAAAAACAGCTACTACTCCTTcttgagagagaggaaaagaattcGTTTATTTCTAGAGAAGCTCTCCTTGTATTTGAACTCCACCAATCCCAAAGACATCGTGGTGACCACTCTCAAACCTGGCTCCACACTAATCTCATGGTACAACAGTTCGCTGTGTACAAGTGCCAACAGACCTTTCAGCTGGTGTGCAAAAGAGGAAATCCAGGAAGCACTAAACAAACTACGAGTGCCAGATGGATACGTTAGCCCACGTTTCATCCAAGCAATGTTACCAGAATACAAGATTGATGTCATCTTCAACATTTCATATAGTGATAACTGCTTTCCCACTACAAAGCCATTTGGTGGATCTTTCAACAGTACTGTGCCTACGCTTCAAGGCTGGAGTGACTCCAATATCATAAAGCCCCCATCAGCCTTACTAAGCAGTCTTTGTGTCACTGTTGGGCTGATTCTGCTTGCATTAGTTTACTGTTCTTGCAAGTATTACAGCAAGATTCCTGAATCCAAGTTTATGACATCTCAGAGCAACTCCCAACTTAGCCATGCTGATGTGGCAATGGATGTCCTGCAGCCTCGCAAAGTACCTGTACATGAGTGTGGAGGATCACCCTCACCTCCCTTATGGCCGCCACCTTTTTTATCACTTACCTCCCCAGAGCAGAATTCCAGGTCAGTAAGGTTGTCTCATATCATACCATCTTCCCAGCCACCAAAATATCAATTCCCACCCCGTTATCAAGAAGGTACAACTATTCAAGTTGACCAGGGCAGTGGCTGTAGATTTAAGATGACATCTTCTAAACAATAG